Genomic window (Capsicum annuum cultivar UCD-10X-F1 chromosome 10, UCD10Xv1.1, whole genome shotgun sequence):
TTTCATCAAATGGTTGCGtccctccattttctattcacaccaattgaacccaacacaTACTACTCACTTGTTTTCACATCCACTATTACCACTTTTGGTTTGCAAGAAATTTGACTTTGGTTTGGTTGAAATCCAATTCCTAGTCAATTAGATTTCTCCTAAACTAAAACAAGGTCTCAAAAGTAACAAATGAATAATTAAAAGAATTTCTTTTAGCACTTTGTTTGTTGATCTGCGTTCCTAGAAATGAGGTGAAGCGGCTGGTTTCTACATTCAAAGTTTCAGCTATCACAGGTCATCTTTGGATGCAATTGACATATGAGATTATTGTTGTCAGCTGCTGGGGTTGGAAGTCAAGCAAATGGCTAAATGCATGTTAAGATTTTCCAAGGACAATTCTGACAACACAAACAAACTTGCAGTCAAGGCACTAACAACAAAGAGAGAAAGGAATAAAACTACAATTACAACGATTAGATCATTTTGTTGCACAGGATATTCAGTGCTCCGGACTGTGTTATGTAATGCTAGTCAGCCTTGCAAGTAACAAATATAAAGCATGCTTAATTGTGATACAACTTAAAAGGATGATAGCgtacatatataatttaattatagtaATTAAAAGGAGTGCTCtctaaaaaaaagtttttagatGAGATAGTCACACAATTTTATTATTAGAGCAGCCAAGAGGTCCTGGTTTCATATCTCAACCACCACCCATGCAGCAAATAGTATTCTAATGTGTTTACCTTTAGTGAGATGTCATACAACAAATAAAAGATTGGATAGATTTATTTAGTGCTTACTTGAGGAGCATGGTCGAAGCTGGAGATGGCATGCTTACCCTCCCAAACACCAATGACTTGTGCAGGGTCCAAGGCTTGGGTAGAAGCAAACGCAGAATCCTGAATAGCACACCCACCCAGCTGTTCCCCGTTTCGAAACGGCCCATACCAATGCTCACAAAACACCTTAATGTTTTGCAATaccaacttagaatcttgaagGCGCACGACCTGCTTTAGAGGTTAAAGGGTTATTTCTTAGACGGTAACTCAACTAATAGTTATTATCTTAGAAAGTAGCTATGTTCCTGATTCCAATTTTCTTCAACAAAGAAAGAGACTTTCTGAAATAATAACTATTAGTTGTGTAAACAGGAAATGACCTCTAACCTGAACAATCCGCAGCCTTGACTCCTTGTCCCGAGGATCAATCAAACAATGCTCCACCTCCCATGACAAACATGGATTGTTATTTCCATTAGTACTATTATTGGACCAGATGGCCACATAACATCCAGTGGATTGATACACAAAGGCAGAGACACTGTCATCAGAAATATTCCTTTCATCGATACTATACCTTGTTGCAGCATCGGCTTCACAGCCAACAGTAGGAAGGAGCCggatgaacttgtacatgaaggAGAAGGTGTTATCATCATGAGCAAGAGTAGGACATTGAGTTTGCCAATCAAATACCTTAACCTCCCACTCCCTGAATGCTTCAGGAACTACATATTCTGGTAATTCAATCGGTTCACCATGCTTGCTAAAGTCTGCACCAAATCCATCCCATTCGCCCGACACGTTGCTAGCAAACTGAGCCCATcctttaaaaattgatatttttcagAGTCCATGCAAGCAAGTGAGAACGGAAATATAGTCATAAAATAGATACTGCAAAATTAGCACATGAAAATATGGTTCGATCTACTCATTCAAGCATCAGTGGATTGACCTGCTCATTTTGACCCCCTCAATTCAGtcatttataatcaacatatTCTTGAAAAATAACGAAATGTAGCAtcattttggttttaaattgCAGCGGAAACACTATATTCACGTCCATAATAAGTGCATCCGCATGTATATGCAATAAAATTCCAACTATAACTTTTTAAAACTCCCACTACAAAGAGTAATTAGATGACCAGGTTAGTTGGTTAAGCCCGtaaattttttccttaaattgagcTGATATGTAGCCCAAATTAACTTTTCTGAAAGACTTGCTTTTGCTTGACATGTTACACAGTATATTattaaagaaaactaaaattttattagcCTAAATAACATTTAATAACTCAATTCAATTCATTTCAATTTGCTCAAATTCAATCCTAACCCGCTCATTTGAATTTTGACGCCCTTGTTAATAAAGAGACCCCAAATTATTGATGGTGTATTATCGTGCTTACCATTAACGGAATTTGGCATAGGTGATTGGAGTGGGAAATTCGAGTGCTCAGTTGTCTTTGGTGCCAAGGCGTGTATGGTGAAGCTGGGTATAATTGGTCTCTTGGAGGTAATAGTAGTATAGGTTTCAAGTTTGAATTGTTGAGAAAAGTTTGATAGTTTATGGTTAGTGAAAGATGAATGCAAGAAAGTGGTGTGCTGGGGGCGCACGCTCACATGGGCACACAGAGCCATAGATACAGTTAGGAACCCAACCTCTCTGCTTTCTGCCTCCGAAGCCGTGCACTACTTTAGTTTTGGCCTCACACAAGCTTGTTATCTCTTTACCCCCCCACCCCACAAAAGTGCTCATCTCCTTTATACTTTATTTGGATGGtgattttacatgatttcatatgaTACTGTATGTTATGTTATAATTAGTGGGCCTGTGCTCGTGCTTTATTACGGTAAATAAAATAGTTATGCTTCATAACATGTGGATAGtacataaaatagttatatttcataatttgtgGAACAAAGATTACATTGTTATGTTGCTAGATTGTGAAAACATTATATATAAGGCTTTGCTGTTATAAAAAGTGTTGTTGGTTGGTGGTAGAAACACCATTTCCTTTAAGACAGCAGTGGAGAACAAAGACGGGCTTTCGTGATTTGCTCATGCTGTAAGATATTTGTTTCTACGTTAACCTGATAAAAAATGGtagctatataaatataagtaggggtgtacataggtcgggttggtttggttttctattgaaaaaaacccaaaccaattatgtcggtttattaaaactataaaccaaatcaaacaacataaaatcggtttttcggtttaggttttagtttgttctttcatttttttcaatttttctcattttttttataatctttattttctacaattatattgtgattgaagtttatatcaagtatgttttcactcatgtactaatgaaaaaccacaattatgaaaaattgagaagcgaaaaactctcttgaaactaaaaaataagatgaagagtgaaaaatttaggtgttaagtttatattgaatttggatcattttattaataattaatgaataaatattacaacttaaaggcccaaatataaatatatatatatatatatatatatatatatatatatatacatacatacacctactttttaaatattgaaaattaacaaaactaattgaaaaagtagattataattaatattttatgtataaaaagttaagctatatacatgcatacacacacacacacacatatatatacacacacacatatgttcagtttgatttgggttcggtttgacttttttttggttaacatcaaaccaaaccaagaatggtcggttttttttttcaaacgccaaaccaaccaaaccaaactatAAGTCGTTTTTTTtttcggtttggtttggttcttcgatttggtttgacttgacggtttggtttgtacacccctaaatATAAGAATCAAtctaaagttatgattttgaggAAGTAACAGATAATCGGTActtcaagtgaaaaaaaatataagccTTGTGAGTCATTATGGCGACGGCCCTTTAGATGGGGCCCATTATAATTGCATAAGTTGGTCTCTAGTAGCTTTTGTATTTGACATAATTAATTCAGGCAACACTACCCTTTTTGGAATTTCCAAAACTAACACCCAATTTTTTCTATAGAAACTTTATAGTTCGtctttaaacaaaaaataacataaatcatcAAATAAACCTTCAGTCTTTACTCACTCATACCAAGTCTAAATCGACCTTTTGTTGTTGACCTTGAATACTATATTGCACAAATTACGCATGTATTATAGGCCAGTTAAATAAGTAGGTATAGTAATATGTTGTGTTAAGAAGATCAAACCTCAAGTTGAGTTCCTCATTGGAGTTCATTTAGTGGTCAAGCAATTTTAAATGCTTCTTGGCTAAAGCATCAAGCAGTCATTCATTAAACACATTCAGGTTCAACTAATTAACTTGAGTCCtctttgatcagttaaaaaaagATTCAATGGACAAGTGTGAAAGACAGGTTAACTCACTTTGGCCGAACCAAGGACGAACGAGAAAGGAATTGATTCGCCAGTTTCATCCTTGTGATCATACGTTGAGTCAAAGCACCATCCTTGCTTTGCCGCAAGTCTTCCATAATAATGAATTGCAACTTGTCCAATCACCATGAGAAGAAAACTTAAATACTATATCCAGAATTGAACAGAAATCTTAAAAAACTGATAACAACGTGCTAGAACATCTTCTATTCAGGCATTGCCACTGATAGCACAAAGAGAAACCACATGCAAACATTAACCCAATAGCCACAAGTTATCTAAACAAAACTTCATGATGGAAATTTCGAAGCAAAAATAAAGAATTGTGTACCTTAGAATTTACAGCTGATCTTAATTGTTTTGCTTCCGAAAGGATCTTGCTCCAAATCAATTTCGTTTCTCTTGGAAACGAAATGTAAATCCACAAACTAAATGCTTACAATTTGTCGTTTATgttgattcaatattttttttctgtgtttctcattttttttttgttccttcTGACTTCTGAAGAGGAAATCTGAATTTATAAGGGATGTGGGACAATTTCTCTTTTGTAACTGTTCCCcccaaaattcaaaagaaaaaacattACGTGTCTTTTCTTTTCCCTCTTATTTGTCAGATAATCCAGAAAAAATATGGGTCAGGTCGGGTCGGCGGGTTGGATCGGTTCACATGGGCGACCCATGACCCAAAATATCAAACATCTCCCACTTCGCACATGGTGGACAAGACCCGAGCTAATACTACATCAACAAGACACAAATTCATATGACAAATAGTTCGTGCGACCTGTGAGCATTACGAGCTTTACCTTTTAAGGTTTTATAAGCTACATTTAGGAATCCAAGCACATATGGAAAGAATTCGTTATTAATATGAGGATACTAATACtcacaataccccagacatcattCACTACTTCAGTAGTTGTTCATCCGATCCCTCATCCTCTTAAAGAGGTGAACTCGAGTTCATGATTAACTTTATACACACAATTATACTTGACTCTTATATGGTTAGTGTAATAGCCGGCCTGtgtaaacaagttaaaatattcattttaatcgTTTTTCCTTTCTACTCGAATCAATATGTTCCAAATCAACTGCTTTCTTAGACATACACCGTATTGCCGAATCTCTCATGGGTATTAGTAACATGCTAAAGTAGCAACACCGATCGAAACTTCAAGAAACAGTTAAAGGTCTAAGggtatttcaatgaaaagttaaaataactttttaaggTCTCACACAATGAAGAAGTAGGGATTTATTCTTCCATTAACCCATTGGTCGCTAAGCACAAGTGGTATGAAACACGTGCTACGATATTATCACCTTATATTGGTGCGTGTGTCTTATTCTTTTAGTCATTCAACATCGTACAGATCTGGGTTTAGACACCTCTAAATGTCTAACCtaagtttctttctttaataatcctcAAATCCATATTATCATAGAAATTCATATCTGGCCTTATAAAATAAGTCATTATATTATGGTGTAACTTTTTTCTTCACGTTTCTCGACGTAAGAGGTGATTGCTCGTGTGAGAGAGCCAATCTCGCAACTTATTCGACATATcgtattaataaaatatattttcacatGCATATAAGATTGAACAcaaattcaagattcttatattgataataattataatcaagtcatctacaatacataaacataatcatattctaCGTAATCCTAGATCCATAACATGTTTCTCAAACAAGTCTCTAGATATCGCCTTAGTAAAGGGATCAACTATCATTTCTTGTGTAGGAAtgtattgtatatttatttctccacttgctactatgtctcttataaagttatacttaatatcaatgtgtttgGTCTTGCTGTGATATTTAAGATCCTTCGTATATGCGATAGCCGCTTGActgtcacaatataaaatcataGGACCCTTAGGATTCTTTGTGATGTTTAaatgctcaaagaatctcttcaaccaaatagcttcttGTACTGCAGATACACCAGCCACAAATTCTGATTCCATAGTTGACAAGGCTGTGCAAGTTTGTTTCTTGCTTTTCCATGAAATTGCACCACCAATTAGCAAGAAGGCGTAACTGGaagttgattttctatcataccgATCACCAACCCAATCAGTATCTGTATAACCTCTTATGGATAAATCAGATCCACTATAGCATAGTGAATAATCAGCAGTTCCCTTCAGGtatcaaaaaattctctttactgcTTTCCAATGATCTCTTTCGGGATTAGATTAATCCCTGTTAACCAAACCCACGGCATAATAAATGTCTGGACGAGTACACATCATAGCGTATATCAAACTCCCAACTGCACTGGAATATGGTACTCAAGACAtgtcttctttttcctttttagtctttGAACACATATCAAGGCTTAAAGTTTCACCTTTTGCTATAGGAGTAGCCATGGACTTGCAACTATTCATTCGAAAATattccaaaattttcattatgtatgtttcttgagatagactcaaaattttcttggaaCGGTCTCTTTGGATTCTAACACCCAATATATAGTCCGCTTCACTTATATCTTTCATGTTAAATGACTTTGAAAGCCATGACTTAACAGCTTTTACATACTCCAAATTATTTCtagctaataaaatatcatccactTAAAGTGAAAGAACCACAaacttttcattagactttttcACATAGATACAATGGTCTTCATCGATCAtagtgaaataaaatgaaatcacTTACTTATAAATATCAGGTACCACTGCCTTAAAGATTGCTTAAGGCCATATATTGATttgtttaatttacaaaccttTTTTTCTTGGCCTTTAACAATAAAACCTATTGGTTGTTCCATGTAGATTTCCTCTTTCAGTTCTCCATTGAGAAAAACAGTCTTCATGTCCATTTGGTttaattctaaatctaaacgtGCAACTATAGCCAAAAGCAATCGAATCGAGGTAAATTTCACAACTGAtgaaaaagtttcctcataatctattccagcttcttgagtaaaaccttttgCCACCAATCGTGCTTTGTGCCTTTCTATTGATCCATCTGATTTGCGTTTAACTTTGAGAATCCACTTGTTCCCAATAGCTTTACACCCAGAAAGAAGATCAACTAGATCCCAAACTTTATTGGTTTTCATggactctaattcttctttcatcgCTTTTGTCCATTCATTTTTTTCAGGACTCAATAAATCCTCAGTCACAGAATTAGGTTCATCTAATTCTATAGGAGATACCAGAAAGACATAATCCTCAATCTCATAAGATCGTTTAGGCACATATTTTCTGGTACTCTTACGTAATTGAAGTTCAGATTCCTCAATAGGATATTGGGATTCACAACTCCCACTTGGACCAGGAATTATTTCTTGATCAATAGGATTATCAAGCATGTCCTGTGACATTATTTGATCATCTGAATTCAACATTTATTAAAGAggctcattttattttatttcattcctttttgaaaaattattttctaaaaatgtGATATCTCGTGATTCAATTTCAGTAGTACttccatcttccaattcaccaatgaacacatatcctttggagtgttcagagtatcttataaagatacacttctttccttttggacttagttttccaaACTTACCAAAATGATCTTTAATATATGCGGCACAACCCCAAGGTTGTAGATCATTAAAGTTTGGTTTATTACCAGTCCATAGTTCATAAGGAGTAGAAGATACTAATTTAAAAGGCACTTTATTCAATATGTTGGCCGCAGTTAATAATGCATCTCCCCAGAAGGAGATTGGTAAATTTGCCTGTGCTATCATAGACCTTGTCATATCTAATAATGTTCTATTCCTTCTTTCGGCTAcactattttgttgaggtgtataaggagTAGTCAATTGTCTGATAATGCCTTTTTTAATACACAATTCTTCAAACTGTTTTGCAAGATATTCACGTCTTCTATCGGTTCTTAGTGCCtttatacttttgtttaattgattctcaacttcattcatatatcttttgaagcatTCAAGTATTTcttatttatgagatatcaaatagacataatCAAAACGCGTGAAATCGTcaatgaatataataaaatatgaagCACCAGTCCTTGCTCTCACATTTATTGGATCATAGATATCAGAATGGATTAATTGCAATGGGAATTGGGCTCTTTTAGCCTTCCTAAATGGTTTACGTATAATCTTTCCagcaagataattttcacaagttggcatttcaattttggagaaagaacctaGATGTCCTTCCTTTGCTAATCTATTCATTCTGTCTTGCCCTTTATGACCTAATCTAGCATGACATGTAAttatatcaacatcattattactagaatagcatgacattacacaacggtcaacataatagtcataggttgaaggattacaatctaaaacaataaagcgATCATAGCGATGTCCAAAATCATAAAAAACATTATCTAGAGTAATTCTTACATAATTACGACTAAAGAACAAATGAAAACCAACATCTAAGAGAACAGACACAGATACTAAGTTTCGTCGAATTTTTGGAGCATATAGGACGTTATGCAACATTAAAGACCAACCTTCACGCAAATCTACTTTGCAAGTGCCAATCCCTTTGACTTCAAGTCTTGCATTATTTCCTacatagatccaccttgatccaggTGAAACTCGACAGAACTCCACAAACACTTCTTGATCTTGACTCACATGGTCCGTGACTCTTGAGTCTACAatccacataggataagattcagtTAATAAAACAGTGCTAGAAACATATGTAGCACTTAGAAATGGATTTAGAAATGCTACATTTTTCTCTTCAGGACATTCACGAGCAAAATGCCCCATATTTTGACAAttgtagcacttcatcttgctcttgtctttcttcttgaaaaactttttttctttcatgaaaTTTTGCTTGTTCTTTTTTTTAGGGTCCTTCTTCGATCTCTTTACCCTTTCTGTTCTTTTTCCACTTCTTCTTATGCTTGAATCCTGAAGAGTTCTTACCACTTGATTCTACCATAAAGGCATTATAAGCAGCTTTAGCAGCACCAAGCTGCTCTCATCTTCAAGTTCAACGTGACATGCAACATCAGAAAAAGTTTTGATGCTATCATTATAGGTTAAGTTGACCTTCAGGTGCTCCTAATTGTTGGGAAGAATCGGATCACTACCTGAACCTACTGCTCATCCGAGAGAACATGACCAACACTTTTGAGTTGAGCTATCATATTCGCATCAccctaaggtgttgtttgatgttcTGATCATGACGCTTCTTGTAAGTGTCAAACTTGATAGTCAGTTGTCTCAGGCGGGTAATAGAAGTACCCCCATATGTTCCTCACAAGTGTGCCCAGATGGAATTGGCAGTAGAAAATTCCTCACACTTATGTATGAGGTCATCAACCACAGAACTTACAATTATTGCACGTGCAATAGAATCAGCCTTTTTCCAAGCCATATAAGCTTCAAGTTCTCTTCTATGTTGTGCAGTATTTCTCTCTTCTAGTAGACTTAAGACATGGTTAATACCTTCAAGGGTGGTTTGCTCTTTCAGTATATACCACATCTTACGACTCCAAATGTTGTAGTTGTCTCCATatagtttttctcctttgttcaagTCAGCAATTATACTTTTAGATGCCATGTCTGTTATTAAGAGACAATTATGCAAGTGTTTTATCAATTGCGCATGCAAATTACACATTCAAGCAAATCATTTTACATaaaggtttcatgtttagtgtataATCGAAAGTACACTTAAGAATCCAATCATCATATACAAActaaacacttaaccaaaattagaaattaatttcttaatgtgcAATAGAGTGATAGCTTTTAATTAAGTAGTTTAAAACTCAaacaaatgaatgaaattcatacAAAAGGAGATCAACaacttaatatttataatataaagatTATAATAACTTCATGTTACAAGTCATAAGTCAATTTAAAGATAAAAGTCATTCCATAAATATTCTAGATGAATTATGTACACCTAAAAAGGCTCACTAGGCCAAATCTCATGGTAAACATCAGTTAATCTCTCGCCCCAAGGGTCACAGagagaatttgctaaaatagCTAATGCCTCCCAATCCGAGATTTCTACATAGTTTTCTAGTTCTATACGTTTCATTTCAAACAGGTGTATAAAACTAGTAACACTAATGTTAggtgacatcttaaaagacttgaactctttcaatttattttctctttccctTCATATAACCCTTTCATTCCGTAACAGATTCTGTGTCACCTCTGAGGACACCATTTCATATGATCTCACGACCTCAAAAATATGTCCTTCGACAATGTTCTCTTCTACTTTGTCTCTTTGATCAACATCTAGAACTCCCATTTGGAGTGAGTCGAGTTTGTTCCCGTTCAGCCATTTCTGAAATAGGAACcaagaaataattaagaatggATTTACCACTCAATGTGATGCTTATGTCACAATTTATCATAGAAGATTGAATCTGTTAATTATTATGGACTaattaaggcaaaaaaaaaatttaaagtctaATTCAACCATTTATATCACCAATAATAAGTCATTTCCATAAAAGGGAATTAATTACTATTCATGAAGTAACATGAAAAAGAtctgtattaaaaaaaatacagaagaagaatataacatttttttattaatatagaAATTGGTGAAAAATATTTAAGCCACATTATACaccatttttatttatatatatatatatatatacatatactgcAATCAATTGTCGTACTTGGTACGAGTACCATATCCCaacaaaccaaaattaaagaaGTAAATTAAAGGGCCAATATCACAAATAGGCTTCAccaattccaaaaaaaaattctctcacAGAAGCAAAGGAAACGAACAGTGGTACTATTGTGGAACAAATTTTTCATCAATATACTTAATAGTGCATATTGCGAGAGGATGGTGACGCGTCTTACTAGATTGACCGCGCGTCTCACCGAATCAACACACATTCTACCGAACTTGGTGGTGCGTCTAACCGTATCAGCGTCACTATTGATCGGAGTATTAAAGCGTTTAAGCGGCGCATCTGACCAGACTTGGCGGCGCCTCTGACCGGATCAGCGATATGACTGGCCGGAGTAGAGAATTTTTCAGGTATGTGCTAATTTGGTCAACAAATTTTCTAACATGTGAGTTCTGActcaatttgaatttttatttttaaaattgagattttgCATGTAAAATTAGAGCAATTTAAAaactagctctgataccattgaTGAAAATTTTGAAGCAAAAATAAAGAATTGTGTACCTTAGAATTTGCAGCGGATCTTAATTATTTTGCTTTCGAAAGGATCTTGCTCCAAATCAATTTCGTTTCTCTTGGAAATGAAATGTAAATCCACAAACTAAATGCTTACAATTTGTCATTTatgttgattcagtatttttttctctgtgtttctcattttttttgttcgTTCTGACTTCTGAAGAGGAAATCTGAATTTATAAGGATGTGGGACAGTTTCTCTTTTGTAATTGTTTCTCcgaaaattcaaaagaaaaaaacattacgtgtcttttcttttccctcttatttgtcagataatccaaaaaaaatatggGTCGGGTCGAGTCGGCGGGTCGGGTCGATTCACATAGGCGACCCATGACCCGAAATATCAAACACTTCCTTAATCTGACTTATTCCACTACTAATATTTCAGTCCTTTTAGTTTTAGAGGTCATGAATACTAATATTTAGAAACAAACAATGTAACATAGGAAATAATGCAACAACAACATCTTAAAACTT
Coding sequences:
- the LOC107863940 gene encoding uncharacterized protein LOC107863940, encoding MALCAHVSVRPQHTTFLHSSFTNHKLSNFSQQFKLETYTTITSKRPIIPSFTIHALAPKTTEHSNFPLQSPMPNSVNGWAQFASNVSGEWDGFGADFSKHGEPIELPEYVVPEAFREWEVKVFDWQTQCPTLAHDDNTFSFMYKFIRLLPTVGCEADAATRYSIDERNISDDSVSAFVYQSTGCYVAIWSNNSTNGNNNPCLSWEVEHCLIDPRDKESRLRIVQVVRLQDSKLVLQNIKVFCEHWYGPFRNGEQLGGCAIQDSAFASTQALDPAQVIGVWEGKHAISSFDHAPQKVIQELIDGTTRKTERDELDLVLLPRQLWSCLKDIAGGGTCCEVGWLFEKGRAMTSKCIFSDSGKLKEIAIACESAASAQ